The following proteins are co-located in the Acidobacteriota bacterium genome:
- a CDS encoding adenylyltransferase/cytidyltransferase family protein, producing MNRKALAEELTRRRAAGKVIAFANGHFDLLHVGHLRYLKDARRQGDLLVVAINDDDSVARLKGAGRPIVPAAERAELLAALEPVDYAVIFEGDSPAPLLSALRPDIHCKGPDYGSPEKVPEFETVRAYGGETRLVGDPKDHNTSDLIQLVKELP from the coding sequence ATGAACCGAAAAGCCCTGGCCGAGGAACTCACTCGCCGGCGCGCCGCAGGTAAGGTGATCGCCTTCGCCAACGGCCACTTCGATCTACTGCACGTCGGCCATCTGCGCTATCTCAAGGATGCGCGGCGCCAGGGCGATCTGTTGGTGGTGGCGATCAACGACGACGACTCGGTGGCACGCCTCAAGGGCGCCGGCCGGCCGATCGTGCCGGCGGCGGAGCGGGCGGAACTGCTGGCGGCCCTCGAGCCGGTGGACTACGCGGTGATCTTCGAAGGCGACTCGCCGGCGCCGCTCCTCTCGGCGCTGCGACCGGACATCCACTGCAAGGGACCGGACTACGGCTCTCCGGAGAAGGTGCCGGAGTTCGAAACGGTGCGCGCCTACGGCGGTGAAACGCGCCTGGTCGGCGACCCCAAGGACCACAACACCAGCGACCTGATCCAGCTCGTCAAGGAGCTGCCATAG
- the icd gene encoding isocitrate dehydrogenase (NADP(+)), whose product MTYRHIRLPEQGSKITVQDGKLAVPNDPILGFVEGDGIGADITKAALRVWDAAVEKSYDGQRKIHWAELYFGEKAAGLYDGDYYPEESRNALTDLIVSIKGPLTTPVGGGFRSLNVSLRQDLDLYACVRPVRWFQGVPSPMRHPEEIDVTIFRENTEDVYAGIEYQAGSPENDKLAAFLRDEMGAEFFEGSGLGVKPISAFGTKRLVRKAIQYAIDRGLGSVTLVHKGNIMKFTEGAFRTWGYEVAAEEFGDVTIPEQAVWDDHGGQAPEGKIVIKDRIADIMFQHMLLRPAEFDVIATSNLNGDYLSDAIAAEVGGVGIAPGANIGEHVALFEATHGSAPKYTGKDMANPGSLLFSGVMMLEYIGWQEAADMIKGAYPRVVGKRIVTYDFARQMEGATKVPTSGFADALVDEIRTHGRALIDEERAGR is encoded by the coding sequence ATGACCTATCGACACATCCGGCTTCCCGAGCAGGGCAGCAAGATCACCGTACAGGACGGCAAGCTGGCGGTGCCGAACGACCCCATCCTCGGTTTTGTCGAGGGCGACGGCATCGGAGCGGACATCACGAAGGCCGCTCTGCGGGTGTGGGACGCCGCCGTCGAGAAAAGCTACGACGGGCAGCGCAAGATCCACTGGGCAGAACTCTATTTCGGCGAGAAGGCCGCCGGGCTCTACGACGGCGACTACTACCCGGAAGAAAGTCGCAACGCTCTGACGGATCTGATCGTCTCGATCAAGGGACCCTTGACCACGCCGGTGGGCGGCGGCTTCCGGTCGTTGAATGTCTCCCTGCGGCAGGACCTCGACCTCTACGCCTGCGTGCGGCCGGTGCGCTGGTTTCAGGGGGTGCCCTCACCGATGCGCCACCCGGAGGAGATCGACGTCACCATCTTCCGGGAGAACACCGAGGACGTCTACGCCGGCATCGAGTACCAGGCCGGTTCGCCGGAGAACGACAAGCTGGCCGCCTTCCTGCGCGACGAGATGGGCGCCGAGTTCTTCGAAGGCTCCGGCCTCGGGGTCAAGCCGATCAGCGCCTTCGGCACCAAGCGCCTGGTGCGCAAGGCCATCCAGTACGCCATCGACCGCGGCCTGGGGAGCGTCACCCTGGTGCACAAGGGCAACATCATGAAGTTCACCGAGGGGGCCTTCCGCACCTGGGGCTATGAGGTGGCGGCGGAAGAATTCGGCGACGTGACGATCCCCGAGCAGGCCGTGTGGGACGACCACGGCGGCCAGGCGCCGGAGGGCAAGATCGTCATCAAGGACCGCATCGCCGACATCATGTTCCAGCACATGTTGCTCCGGCCGGCGGAGTTCGACGTGATCGCCACCAGCAACTTGAACGGCGACTACCTGTCCGACGCGATCGCCGCCGAGGTGGGTGGCGTGGGCATTGCGCCGGGCGCCAACATCGGCGAACACGTCGCCCTGTTCGAAGCCACCCATGGCTCCGCTCCAAAGTACACCGGCAAGGACATGGCCAACCCCGGCTCGCTGCTGTTTTCCGGCGTAATGATGCTCGAATACATCGGTTGGCAGGAAGCCGCCGACATGATCAAAGGCGCCTACCCGCGGGTGGTGGGCAAAAGAATCGTCACCTATGACTTCGCCCGCCAGATGGAAGGTGCCACCAAGGTGCCGACGTCGGGCTTCGCCGACGCGCTGGTCGATGAAATCCGCACCCACGGCCGGGCGCTGATCGACGAGGAGCGTGCGGGGCGGTAA
- a CDS encoding isoprenylcysteine carboxylmethyltransferase family protein: MALIAYTLFLVLGVGMRVLLHHRRTGDSGVRVSNATARPAARLSNVLLIVAFLGTFGLAAWDTFGGLPQAWSPGRLGLLVGSALCVLGIAGTILSQHQMGAAWRLGVDETERTDLVIHGLYAYSRNPIYFAIMVFGLGLGLLVPHPWMVLFLLIGYLAIEVHVRKVEEPHLLQLHGEEFERYRRRVNRYVPIAPGPSSRRR, translated from the coding sequence GTGGCCCTGATCGCCTACACGCTGTTCCTGGTTCTGGGAGTGGGGATGCGCGTGCTCCTGCACCACCGCAGAACCGGAGATTCCGGGGTGCGGGTCTCGAACGCCACCGCCCGGCCGGCCGCCAGGCTTTCGAACGTGCTGCTCATCGTCGCCTTCTTGGGCACCTTCGGGCTGGCCGCCTGGGACACCTTCGGCGGTTTGCCGCAGGCCTGGTCGCCGGGCCGGCTCGGCCTCCTCGTGGGCTCGGCCCTGTGCGTCCTGGGCATCGCCGGAACGATCCTCTCGCAGCACCAAATGGGGGCCGCCTGGCGCCTCGGCGTCGACGAAACGGAGCGAACGGATCTGGTGATCCACGGGCTCTACGCCTACAGCCGGAACCCCATTTATTTCGCCATCATGGTTTTCGGCCTGGGGTTGGGGCTGCTGGTCCCCCATCCGTGGATGGTGCTCTTCCTGCTCATCGGCTATCTCGCCATCGAGGTGCACGTCCGGAAGGTCGAAGAGCCCCACCTGCTCCAACTCCACGGTGAAGAGTTCGAGCGCTACCGGCGGCGGGTCAACCGGTACGTGCCCATTGCACCGGGGCCGAGCAGCCGCAGACGCTAA
- a CDS encoding sulfurtransferase, which translates to MSDIANRGYARPEVLVSTDWVAEHLDDPKVRIIESNEDPLLYPSGHISGAVEVDWTRDLNDPLRRDYLGREEFQALMRRLGIQNDTTVVFYGDKNNWWATYAFWVFKLFGHDHVKVMDGGSLKWAKENRPTTKDVPSYPASEYRAPERDDSQIRAFRDQVLAHLNSAGSMIDVRSPEEYSGERLHMPDYPNEGALRGGHIPGAANVPWARAIKPENGTFKSAAELEEIYQGEAGLSPDDDVVVYCRIGERSSHTWFVLTHLLGYDRVRNYDGSWTEWGNLVNVPIER; encoded by the coding sequence ATGAGCGATATTGCGAACCGAGGCTATGCCCGGCCGGAGGTGCTGGTTTCCACCGATTGGGTGGCCGAGCACCTCGACGATCCCAAGGTGCGGATTATCGAATCGAACGAAGATCCCCTTCTGTACCCCTCCGGCCACATCTCCGGCGCTGTCGAGGTCGATTGGACGCGCGACCTGAATGACCCTCTGCGCCGGGACTACTTGGGCCGCGAAGAGTTTCAGGCGTTGATGCGGCGGCTCGGGATCCAGAACGACACCACCGTGGTTTTCTACGGCGACAAGAACAACTGGTGGGCTACCTACGCCTTCTGGGTGTTCAAGCTCTTCGGCCACGACCACGTCAAGGTGATGGACGGCGGTAGCCTCAAATGGGCGAAGGAGAACCGGCCGACGACCAAGGACGTGCCTTCCTACCCGGCCTCCGAGTACCGCGCTCCGGAGCGCGACGACTCGCAGATCCGCGCCTTCCGGGATCAGGTGCTGGCGCATCTGAACTCGGCGGGTTCGATGATCGATGTGCGGAGTCCGGAGGAGTACTCCGGCGAGCGCCTCCACATGCCGGATTACCCGAACGAAGGAGCGCTGCGGGGCGGCCACATTCCCGGCGCCGCCAACGTACCTTGGGCGCGAGCCATCAAACCGGAGAACGGTACCTTCAAGAGCGCCGCGGAGCTCGAGGAGATCTACCAGGGTGAAGCCGGCCTGTCGCCGGACGACGATGTAGTGGTGTACTGCCGCATCGGCGAGCGCAGCAGCCACACCTGGTTTGTGCTCACCCACCTGCTGGGCTACGACCGGGTGCGCAACTACGACGGAAGCTGGACCGAGTGGGGCAACCTGGTCAACGTTCCCATCGAGAGGTAG
- a CDS encoding SufE family protein — protein MSELSQTVTAELPEKLRDTLDLFSMMERADRIQVLIDTAERFRSVSAEVAEKPYGEEHRVPACESEAFVWAVRQPDNTLKFHFAVENPQGISAMAMAVILDDTLSGAPLEQVARVPGDIIYGLFGRELSMGKSMGLMGMVSMVQNFAKLAGC, from the coding sequence GTGTCCGAGCTGAGCCAAACGGTCACAGCGGAGCTGCCGGAGAAGCTGCGGGACACTCTCGACCTGTTCTCGATGATGGAGCGGGCGGACCGCATTCAGGTCCTCATCGATACCGCCGAGCGCTTCCGGAGCGTGTCCGCCGAAGTGGCGGAAAAGCCCTACGGCGAAGAGCATCGGGTGCCGGCTTGCGAGTCCGAAGCCTTCGTCTGGGCCGTCCGCCAACCGGACAACACCCTCAAGTTCCACTTCGCGGTGGAAAATCCGCAGGGCATCTCGGCGATGGCGATGGCCGTGATCCTCGACGACACCCTTTCCGGTGCCCCTCTCGAACAGGTGGCGCGGGTGCCCGGCGACATCATCTATGGCCTGTTCGGCCGCGAACTGTCGATGGGCAAATCCATGGGGCTGATGGGCATGGTCTCCATGGTGCAGAACTTCGCCAAGCTAGCAGGTTGCTGA
- the pilB gene encoding type IV-A pilus assembly ATPase PilB: protein MATGSKTAFDRFGDFLVKTGKVSEEQLHEALAAQKSQGGRLGSNLVKLGFVSDASLITLLSEHFGVPSVDLASLEIDDSVLKIIPADIARKYTILPVAKAGATVTLAMIDPTNVFAMDDVKFMTGYRVEPVVTSEIALRAAIEEHYGSTHAIELKKVMEDLTEEADADLEVLDEEQDLDLATLEEESETAPVVKLVNIILTDAIKRGASDIHIEPYEKDYRVRYRIDGVLYEMMHPPVKLKEAITSRCKIMAKLDIAEKRLPQDGRIKIKTKIGGRVKDLDFRVSVLPTIFGEKIVMRLLDKDKLMLDMTKLGFEPESLRIFEQAILKPYGMVLVTGPTGSGKTNSLYSALQRINTPETNIMTAEDPVEFNLPGINQVQMKEQIGLNFAAALRSFLRQDPNIILVGEVRDFETAEVAIKAAMTGHLVLSTLHTNDAPSSINRLMNMGIEPFLVATSVHLVAAQRLVRRVCTFCKEPLELPKQALLEVGFGEHEIPALKLFQGKGCERCSNTGFKGRIGLYEVLAVDDEIREMILSGATSVELRTKAIDNGMISLRQSGLRKIKDGLTTVEEVVRETVL, encoded by the coding sequence ATGGCAACCGGCTCGAAAACGGCATTCGACCGCTTTGGCGATTTTCTCGTCAAAACGGGCAAGGTCAGCGAAGAACAGCTCCACGAGGCTCTCGCCGCACAGAAATCCCAAGGCGGCCGCCTCGGCAGCAACCTGGTCAAGCTCGGGTTCGTCAGCGACGCCTCCCTGATCACCCTGCTGTCGGAACATTTCGGCGTGCCGTCCGTCGACCTCGCCAGCCTGGAGATCGACGACAGCGTTCTCAAGATCATCCCGGCGGACATCGCCCGCAAGTACACCATCCTGCCGGTGGCCAAGGCCGGCGCCACGGTGACCCTGGCGATGATCGATCCGACCAACGTCTTCGCCATGGACGACGTCAAGTTCATGACCGGCTACCGGGTGGAACCGGTGGTCACCTCGGAGATCGCACTGCGCGCGGCGATCGAAGAGCACTACGGCTCGACCCACGCCATCGAGCTCAAGAAGGTCATGGAAGACCTGACGGAAGAGGCCGACGCGGACCTCGAGGTGCTCGACGAAGAGCAGGACTTGGACCTCGCCACCCTGGAGGAAGAGTCCGAAACGGCACCGGTGGTCAAGCTGGTCAACATCATCCTGACGGACGCGATCAAGCGCGGCGCTTCGGACATCCACATCGAGCCCTACGAAAAGGACTACCGGGTGCGCTACCGCATCGATGGCGTGCTCTACGAAATGATGCACCCGCCGGTCAAGCTCAAGGAGGCGATCACCAGCCGGTGCAAGATCATGGCGAAGCTGGACATCGCCGAAAAGCGCCTGCCCCAGGACGGCCGCATCAAGATCAAGACCAAGATCGGCGGACGAGTCAAGGACCTCGACTTCCGCGTCTCCGTGCTGCCGACGATCTTCGGCGAAAAGATCGTCATGCGGCTGCTGGACAAAGACAAGCTGATGCTCGACATGACCAAGCTCGGCTTCGAGCCGGAGTCGCTGCGCATCTTCGAGCAGGCGATCCTGAAGCCCTACGGCATGGTGCTGGTCACCGGCCCCACCGGCTCCGGCAAGACCAATTCTCTCTACTCGGCGCTCCAGCGCATCAACACGCCGGAGACCAACATCATGACCGCCGAGGATCCGGTGGAGTTCAACCTGCCGGGCATCAACCAGGTGCAGATGAAGGAGCAGATCGGCCTCAACTTCGCCGCTGCCCTGCGCTCCTTCCTGCGCCAGGACCCGAACATCATCCTGGTCGGCGAGGTGCGGGATTTCGAAACCGCCGAGGTCGCCATCAAGGCCGCGATGACCGGTCACCTGGTGCTCTCCACCCTGCACACCAATGACGCTCCTTCCTCCATCAACCGCCTGATGAATATGGGCATCGAACCCTTCCTGGTGGCCACCTCGGTCCACCTGGTGGCCGCCCAACGGCTGGTGCGCCGGGTCTGCACCTTCTGCAAGGAACCCCTGGAGCTGCCCAAACAGGCGCTCCTCGAAGTGGGCTTCGGCGAACACGAGATCCCGGCCTTGAAGCTGTTCCAGGGCAAGGGCTGCGAGCGCTGCAGCAACACCGGCTTCAAAGGCCGCATCGGCCTCTACGAAGTACTGGCCGTCGACGACGAGATCCGCGAAATGATCCTCTCCGGCGCCACCTCCGTCGAACTGCGCACGAAGGCCATCGACAACGGCATGATCTCGCTGCGCCAGAGCGGTCTGCGCAAGATCAAGGACGGCCTCACCACCGTCGAAGAAGTGGTCCGCGAGACGGTTCTGTAG
- a CDS encoding PaaI family thioesterase: MTRPAFEPQFAGYRERLIESFHSQQVMHTLGATLGDVRPGGVAIEFPFRPDWSQQHGFVHAGIIATVLDSACGYAAFSLMPENAAVLTVEFKINLLSPAAGDTFRAVGTVVKPGRTITVTEGEMFAVTGSEEKLIASMVGTIMSVFDRPGVEG; the protein is encoded by the coding sequence ATGACGAGACCCGCCTTCGAACCCCAATTCGCCGGCTATCGGGAGCGGCTGATCGAGAGTTTCCATAGTCAACAGGTGATGCACACCCTCGGCGCGACCCTCGGCGACGTTCGCCCCGGCGGGGTTGCAATCGAGTTTCCCTTTCGCCCCGATTGGTCTCAGCAGCACGGCTTCGTCCACGCCGGCATCATCGCCACGGTGCTCGACAGCGCCTGCGGCTACGCGGCGTTCTCCCTGATGCCGGAGAACGCCGCCGTGTTGACCGTCGAGTTCAAGATCAACCTCCTGTCGCCGGCGGCGGGAGACACCTTCCGAGCCGTCGGCACCGTGGTGAAGCCCGGGCGGACGATCACCGTCACCGAGGGCGAAATGTTCGCCGTCACCGGCAGCGAGGAGAAGCTGATCGCCTCGATGGTAGGGACGATCATGAGCGTCTTCGATCGCCCGGGCGTCGAGGGCTAG
- a CDS encoding enoyl-ACP reductase: MISIDLAGKRALVMGVANARSLGWGIAQKLHEAGAQLAFSYQGERLKGELEKLTADMEGARLYECDVTDEASLKAVFADLRQAWGTLDYVVHAIAFAPRPAMDGRYIETTRDDWVTALEISAYSLVAVAREAEPLLNEGGGLITLTYYAAEKVVPKYNVMGVAKSALEASVRYLAYELGKKKVRVNAVSAGPVRTVAARSIPGFIKMYKRVAGMAPLGENVTQEDVGNLGLYLLSPLAGGITGETVYVDGGFHAMGMELPED, encoded by the coding sequence ATGATTTCCATCGATCTGGCAGGAAAGCGCGCCCTCGTTATGGGCGTCGCCAACGCACGAAGTCTGGGCTGGGGAATTGCCCAAAAGCTGCACGAAGCCGGTGCCCAGCTCGCCTTCAGTTACCAGGGAGAGCGGCTCAAGGGCGAACTCGAAAAGCTCACCGCCGACATGGAGGGAGCTCGCCTCTACGAGTGCGATGTCACCGACGAGGCCAGCTTGAAGGCGGTATTCGCGGACCTCCGGCAGGCTTGGGGAACCCTCGACTACGTGGTCCACGCCATCGCCTTCGCGCCGCGGCCGGCGATGGACGGTCGCTACATCGAGACCACCCGTGACGACTGGGTCACCGCCCTTGAGATCTCCGCCTACTCTCTGGTGGCGGTGGCGCGTGAGGCGGAGCCGCTGCTGAACGAGGGCGGTGGCCTGATCACCCTGACCTACTACGCCGCCGAGAAGGTGGTGCCCAAGTACAACGTGATGGGAGTCGCCAAGAGCGCTCTCGAAGCGAGTGTGCGCTACCTGGCCTACGAATTGGGGAAGAAGAAGGTGCGGGTGAACGCCGTCTCCGCCGGGCCGGTGCGTACCGTGGCGGCGAGGAGCATTCCGGGCTTCATCAAGATGTACAAGCGAGTCGCCGGCATGGCGCCGCTAGGCGAAAACGTCACCCAAGAGGATGTCGGAAACCTGGGTCTTTATCTCCTGTCGCCGCTGGCCGGCGGCATCACCGGTGAGACGGTCTACGTCGATGGTGGCTTCCACGCCATGGGGATGGAACTGCCGGAGGATTGA
- a CDS encoding calcium/sodium antiporter: protein MIEIAWIVAGIVLLYFGGEGLVRGSSSLARRLGMSPLVVGLTVVAFGTSSPELAATLVAAFQGSPQVAIGNVLGSNVANVGLILGSAALIFPMVAEARFIRREVPFMIFTSLLMVPLALDGGYGLFDALFLVGLLILYLWVLLREKEASRVEGEFEEVYGEPTASIGRSLVEIVAGIALLVGGAYLLVEGAVTLARGFGISETVIGITAVALGTSLPELAAAIVAAVRREGDLILGNIIGSNVFNVLAILGIASLVTPIPVVLSEIWVPYLVMMAFSLLLVLFLITRRRLSKIEGGLLLAGYLAYTTSLFF from the coding sequence GTGATCGAAATCGCGTGGATCGTGGCCGGCATCGTCCTGCTGTATTTCGGTGGCGAAGGGCTGGTGCGGGGTTCCTCCTCGCTCGCCCGGCGGCTGGGTATGAGCCCGCTGGTGGTGGGGCTGACGGTGGTGGCTTTCGGTACCTCGAGCCCAGAGCTGGCGGCCACCCTGGTGGCGGCCTTTCAGGGTTCTCCGCAGGTCGCGATCGGCAATGTTCTGGGCTCGAATGTCGCCAATGTCGGGCTGATCTTGGGATCGGCGGCACTGATCTTCCCGATGGTGGCCGAGGCGCGGTTCATTCGTCGCGAGGTGCCCTTCATGATCTTCACCTCGCTGCTGATGGTGCCCCTCGCCCTCGACGGTGGGTACGGGTTGTTCGACGCCCTGTTCCTGGTCGGCCTGCTGATCCTCTACCTGTGGGTACTGCTGCGCGAGAAAGAGGCGTCGCGGGTCGAAGGCGAGTTCGAAGAGGTCTACGGCGAGCCGACGGCTTCTATCGGCCGCTCGCTGGTGGAGATTGTGGCGGGAATCGCCCTGCTGGTGGGCGGCGCCTACTTGCTGGTGGAGGGAGCGGTGACCCTGGCCCGCGGCTTTGGCATCTCCGAAACGGTGATCGGCATCACGGCGGTGGCCCTCGGCACCAGCCTGCCGGAACTCGCCGCGGCCATCGTCGCCGCCGTGCGGCGTGAGGGAGACTTGATTCTTGGCAACATCATCGGCTCGAACGTTTTCAATGTCCTCGCCATTCTCGGCATCGCCTCGCTGGTGACGCCGATCCCGGTCGTGCTGTCGGAAATCTGGGTTCCCTACCTGGTGATGATGGCCTTCAGCCTCTTGCTGGTGCTCTTCCTGATCACCCGCCGCCGCCTGTCGAAGATCGAAGGCGGCCTCCTGCTGGCGGGTTATCTGGCCTACACGACGTCACTATTCTTCTGA
- a CDS encoding glycosyltransferase family 9 protein — protein sequence MPSPADGEGLRILLVRTSALGDVVHALPTLIALRRHLPKAVIGWVVEASNAPVLAGHPDLDRVFQVRLKTWRKRALSRDHRRAWRGLKNDLRAFRPDVALDLMGNFKGGALARLCGAPRRIGLAPAFRKEPTSRFLLNEHVTPAGPHAVDHALAPLSGLGIAVDSASVDFGPEKIFRQSKGSADPLLAAADLTDEPFFLLHPGAGWVSKEYPPERWAATVRGLHERTGVATLLSAGPGEQDLAAEIACRGGEMVRRSPMADLPALADLIRRCRLMLGGDTGPLHLGHALGAPVLLLHGPTDPVRHGPYGAPRRAIAHRPPGGYRYKRLAGAEQELHSIAPEEVIERALELLAEASPTGPKPS from the coding sequence ATGCCGTCACCGGCGGACGGCGAAGGGCTGCGCATTCTGCTGGTCCGCACCAGTGCCCTGGGCGACGTGGTGCATGCCCTACCCACCCTCATCGCCCTGCGGCGACACCTGCCGAAGGCGGTGATCGGCTGGGTGGTCGAGGCCTCCAACGCGCCGGTACTCGCCGGCCATCCGGATCTCGACCGAGTCTTCCAGGTGCGGTTGAAGACCTGGCGCAAGCGCGCCCTATCGCGCGACCACCGCCGGGCCTGGCGAGGACTCAAGAACGACCTGCGGGCCTTTCGGCCGGATGTCGCCCTCGACCTGATGGGCAACTTCAAGGGCGGTGCCCTCGCCCGGCTATGCGGGGCCCCACGACGCATCGGGCTGGCACCGGCTTTCCGCAAGGAGCCGACGAGCCGATTTCTCTTGAACGAGCACGTCACCCCGGCGGGACCGCATGCGGTCGACCATGCCCTGGCACCGCTTTCCGGCCTCGGCATCGCGGTTGACTCGGCGAGCGTGGACTTCGGACCGGAGAAGATCTTCCGGCAGTCCAAGGGCTCTGCCGACCCCTTGCTCGCCGCGGCGGACCTCACGGACGAGCCCTTCTTCCTGCTCCATCCGGGAGCCGGCTGGGTGAGCAAGGAATACCCACCGGAGCGCTGGGCGGCGACGGTTCGCGGCCTGCACGAACGCACAGGAGTTGCCACCCTGCTCTCCGCCGGCCCGGGAGAACAAGACCTGGCGGCGGAGATCGCCTGCCGGGGGGGCGAAATGGTCCGACGTTCGCCCATGGCGGACCTGCCGGCCCTGGCGGACCTCATCCGGCGCTGCCGGCTGATGCTCGGCGGCGATACCGGCCCGCTCCATCTCGGCCACGCCCTGGGCGCCCCGGTGCTCCTCCTCCACGGCCCCACGGATCCGGTCCGCCACGGCCCTTATGGCGCACCGCGGCGCGCCATCGCCCATCGTCCGCCGGGCGGCTACCGCTACAAGCGCCTCGCCGGCGCCGAACAGGAACTTCACAGCATCGCGCCGGAGGAGGTCATCGAGCGCGCCTTGGAACTCTTGGCGGAGGCCTCGCCCACCGGCCCGAAACCCTCATGA
- a CDS encoding COX15/CtaA family protein, producing MKASLEPTPVPSSPHTRFARFAWAILAYNLLVVMWGAFVRATGSGAGCGSHWPLCNGEVVPRAESVETMIEFSHRLTSGLDGFLVLGMTIWAWRAFPRPHRVRKAAFVALVFLIFEALIGAGLVRFELVADNASLTRAWVMGAHLVNTFFLLAALALTAHWSSGNPGLAWSHNRRTAVVAGGGVLALLIVGLSGAVAALGDTLFPAESFAAGLAMDLSPTAHILVRLRVFHPFIAIGGAAIVGFGAFALARWRPSPAVHKMSRIFFGLYVAQLVLGVINLGLAAPVWMQLVHLLVADLVWIAWVLLGAEALAKHRP from the coding sequence GTGAAGGCCTCTCTGGAGCCCACCCCGGTGCCTTCGTCCCCACATACCCGATTCGCCCGCTTCGCCTGGGCCATCCTCGCCTACAACCTGCTGGTGGTGATGTGGGGAGCCTTCGTGCGGGCTACCGGTTCCGGCGCCGGCTGCGGAAGTCACTGGCCGCTGTGCAACGGCGAAGTGGTGCCGCGGGCCGAGAGCGTCGAGACGATGATCGAGTTCAGCCATCGGCTGACCAGCGGCCTCGACGGTTTCCTCGTACTGGGAATGACGATCTGGGCCTGGCGCGCCTTTCCCCGCCCCCATCGGGTGCGCAAGGCGGCCTTTGTAGCGCTGGTTTTTCTGATCTTCGAAGCGCTGATCGGCGCCGGTCTGGTGCGCTTTGAGCTGGTGGCCGACAACGCCTCCCTGACCCGCGCCTGGGTGATGGGGGCGCATCTGGTCAACACCTTCTTCCTGCTCGCCGCCCTCGCTCTCACCGCCCATTGGTCATCCGGCAATCCTGGACTGGCTTGGTCGCACAACCGCCGCACCGCGGTGGTGGCCGGCGGCGGCGTGTTGGCCCTCTTGATCGTCGGCCTGAGCGGCGCCGTCGCCGCCCTGGGAGACACCCTCTTCCCGGCCGAGAGTTTCGCCGCCGGCCTGGCGATGGATCTGTCGCCCACTGCCCACATCCTCGTGCGGCTGCGAGTGTTCCATCCCTTCATCGCCATCGGCGGCGCAGCGATCGTCGGCTTCGGCGCCTTTGCCCTGGCGCGCTGGCGGCCTTCGCCGGCGGTCCACAAGATGAGCCGAATCTTCTTCGGCCTGTATGTCGCCCAGCTTGTCCTCGGAGTGATCAACCTGGGGTTGGCGGCGCCGGTTTGGATGCAGCTCGTCCATCTGCTGGTGGCGGACCTAGTGTGGATTGCATGGGTGCTGCTTGGCGCCGAAGCGCTGGCGAAGCACCGACCATGA
- a CDS encoding TonB family protein has translation MPEKLSPEAQEFPWIVDESPSRLRWALAAAVVAHAVFLLIPFPEAGAQATPEAENPRVFVVQQVRFKPPVIEPVPEIPKRRARRVPVPDPTPNDPEPLRTLDEIEPALDLPETDLVLDVPTAPPPIEPVGVLRIGGEIRRPAKIFAPDPIYPEIARRVRYQGVVVLRTTLDRTGRVRDVTVLKDLPFGLDAAAAEAVSRWRYEPATLRGKPVEVEMEVTVRFSLQ, from the coding sequence ATGCCCGAAAAACTCTCCCCCGAGGCTCAAGAGTTCCCATGGATAGTCGATGAATCGCCCTCGCGTTTGCGCTGGGCCCTCGCCGCGGCAGTGGTGGCTCACGCGGTTTTCCTGCTGATCCCGTTTCCCGAAGCCGGAGCCCAGGCAACTCCGGAGGCGGAGAACCCCAGAGTGTTCGTCGTTCAGCAGGTTCGCTTCAAGCCGCCGGTTATCGAACCGGTGCCGGAGATTCCGAAGCGCCGAGCCCGCAGGGTTCCGGTGCCGGACCCCACGCCCAACGATCCCGAACCGCTGAGAACCCTCGACGAGATCGAACCGGCTCTCGATCTGCCCGAGACGGATCTCGTCCTCGATGTCCCAACGGCCCCGCCGCCGATCGAACCGGTGGGCGTGCTGCGCATCGGCGGTGAGATCCGGCGGCCGGCGAAGATCTTCGCGCCGGATCCGATCTATCCTGAGATTGCACGGAGGGTGCGATATCAGGGAGTGGTCGTGCTCAGGACGACCCTTGACCGCACCGGTCGGGTCAGAGATGTGACGGTCTTGAAAGATCTTCCCTTTGGCCTCGACGCGGCGGCGGCGGAAGCGGTGTCCCGGTGGAGGTACGAGCCGGCGACTTTGCGCGGCAAGCCGGTCGAGGTGGAGATGGAGGTGACGGTGCGTTTCTCGCTGCAGTAG